In Myxococcales bacterium, the following proteins share a genomic window:
- a CDS encoding von Willebrand factor type A domain-containing protein — MSKSPHALRRIRTYLFSAAMAWSAACGAPERAERTTHPAGSESQLREAANTMPSLSQAPADDKPAPRTTADQEQLATVSAESGDVAQIATTDVTTAQPMQDVKEEDRDAPAAAKSKMPVEAGKKDGRMGSVSGSGTGVGYGSVTMHGLGAGGGGSGGVAYGRGAIAGGVVANSAPEPVSTEDYAHYKPNAWTDVKADNLSTFAADVDNASYTIARRKLGEGQLPPAASVRVEEFVNFYDYAYPAPIRGPFSVSMDAAPSPWQEGRHILRVGVATQAKRASERAPANLVFLVDVSGSMSSSDKLPMVQKSLRLLTEELSPRDTVSIVTYAGAERVVLEPTSAAEKSTILAAISDFSSGGSTAMGAGIDLAYKMAAVKHRKGVNSRVIVLSDGDANVGRTSHEEILAQISGYVKEGITLSTVGFGMGNYKDTTMEQLANKGNGNNYYVDGIDEAKRIFVDKISATLEVVAKDVKLQVDFNSDKVARYRLIGYENRDIADKDFRNDKVDAGEIGAGHQVTALYEIELTAAGKADPTGMVTTLIRHKLPTADVATEASFAFAATGMASALESANADLRFATALALFADILRGNPDVGRGSLATARALAASAQGSRRERAELVGLIDAASPKLPLVMAK; from the coding sequence ATGTCTAAATCACCCCACGCACTTCGCCGAATTCGCACCTACCTCTTTAGCGCTGCCATGGCTTGGTCCGCCGCCTGCGGCGCGCCGGAACGCGCCGAGCGGACAACCCACCCAGCGGGCAGCGAGTCCCAGCTACGCGAAGCCGCCAATACGATGCCAAGTCTCTCGCAGGCGCCGGCCGACGACAAACCCGCGCCGCGCACTACCGCTGACCAGGAGCAACTCGCGACCGTGTCCGCCGAATCGGGCGATGTCGCGCAGATCGCCACAACAGACGTAACCACGGCGCAACCGATGCAAGACGTCAAGGAGGAGGATAGGGACGCGCCCGCCGCGGCTAAGTCGAAAATGCCTGTGGAGGCAGGAAAAAAAGACGGCCGCATGGGCAGCGTCTCGGGCTCGGGAACAGGCGTCGGCTACGGCAGCGTGACGATGCACGGCCTTGGCGCCGGCGGTGGCGGCAGCGGTGGTGTGGCCTATGGCCGCGGCGCGATCGCCGGCGGCGTGGTTGCGAACTCAGCGCCCGAACCGGTCTCCACCGAGGACTACGCCCATTACAAGCCCAACGCGTGGACCGACGTCAAGGCCGACAACCTCTCCACCTTCGCCGCCGATGTCGACAATGCGTCGTACACCATCGCGCGCCGCAAGCTCGGCGAAGGCCAGCTCCCACCTGCTGCCAGCGTGCGCGTCGAGGAGTTCGTCAATTTCTACGACTATGCGTACCCGGCGCCGATCCGCGGGCCGTTTTCCGTCAGCATGGATGCCGCCCCTTCGCCGTGGCAGGAAGGCCGCCACATCTTGCGCGTTGGCGTCGCGACCCAGGCCAAGCGCGCCAGCGAGCGCGCGCCGGCAAACCTTGTCTTTCTCGTCGACGTCTCGGGCTCCATGAGCAGCAGCGACAAGCTGCCGATGGTGCAAAAGTCGCTGCGGCTGCTCACCGAAGAGCTGTCGCCGCGCGACACGGTAAGTATTGTTACCTATGCCGGCGCCGAGCGCGTCGTGCTCGAGCCAACGTCGGCTGCCGAAAAGTCGACCATCCTCGCCGCCATCTCCGACTTCTCATCCGGCGGCTCGACCGCGATGGGCGCGGGCATCGACCTCGCCTACAAAATGGCGGCGGTCAAGCATCGCAAGGGCGTCAATAGCCGCGTCATCGTGCTCTCAGACGGCGATGCCAACGTCGGCCGCACCTCGCACGAAGAAATCCTCGCGCAGATCAGCGGCTACGTCAAAGAAGGCATCACGCTGTCCACCGTGGGCTTTGGCATGGGCAACTACAAGGACACCACGATGGAGCAGCTCGCCAACAAGGGCAATGGCAACAACTATTACGTCGACGGCATCGATGAAGCCAAGCGCATCTTTGTCGACAAAATCAGCGCCACGCTCGAAGTGGTCGCCAAAGACGTCAAGCTGCAGGTCGACTTCAACAGCGACAAGGTCGCGCGCTATCGGCTGATTGGCTACGAAAACCGCGACATCGCCGACAAAGACTTCCGCAACGATAAGGTCGACGCCGGCGAAATTGGCGCGGGTCATCAAGTCACGGCACTCTACGAAATCGAGCTGACCGCAGCAGGTAAGGCCGACCCGACCGGCATGGTCACCACGCTCATTCGCCACAAGCTGCCCACCGCCGACGTCGCGACGGAGGCCTCGTTCGCCTTTGCCGCCACCGGCATGGCCAGCGCGCTCGAGTCCGCCAACGCCGATCTGCGCTTTGCCACCGCACTCGCGCTCTTTGCCGACATCTTGCGCGGCAACCCCGACGTCGGCCGCGGCTCGCTCGCCACCGCCCGCGCACTCGCCGCCAGCGCGCAAGGCTCACGCCGCGAACGCGCCGAGCTGGTGGGGCTAATCGATGCCGCGTCGCCGAAACTACCGCTTGTGATGGCGAAGTAA